A genome region from Euphorbia lathyris chromosome 4, ddEupLath1.1, whole genome shotgun sequence includes the following:
- the LOC136227742 gene encoding F-box/LRR-repeat protein 25-like → MEKKGGSSTNNQLEFEGKEDRISDLPDSLIELILSFLPSTKQAIQTGILSKRWQNQWTSVPVLIFYSSDNYSGDFGTFIDKTLTLHDCPKIKKFHIEKYFSDYELNLASKIHFATRKYVEELIVDYVPYNAYDEENAYKLPKFLYNNAFLVKLELTNCYFNRKWRVNWPSLKQLKLKSFVLPFAAIQKAISGSPALESLELINFNAVKGDAIVSKSLKRLSFVDVNCDDDTDHIEILCPNLEEFSVKALFFVNTNLTRQTMENVLFGCPLLRSLELSGFEYDDEFVIASNSLKKLVIGENDSTGVIEILCPNLEELKYYATDFVYLKVVNLPSSVFATLDFTSCCFESVTRQILEQFQHVKKLKVEEDEDEF, encoded by the coding sequence ATGGAGAAGAAGGGTGGTTCATCGACAAACAATCAGCTGGAGTTTGAGGGGAAAGAAGACCGAATCAGTGATTTACCAGATTCGCTTATTGAGCTTATCCTATCTTTTTTGCCGTCAACCAAACAAGCTATTCAGACTGGAATTCTATCAAAACGCTGGCAGAATCAATGGACTAGTGTTCCGGTACTCATTTTCTATTCCTCTGATAATTATAGTGGAGATTTCGGTACATTTATTGATAAAACCCTAACTCTCCATGATTGCCCAAAGATAAAGAAATTTCATATCGAAAAGTATTTCTCGGACTATGAGCTTAACTTAGCTTCGAAAATCCATTTTGCAACAAGAAAATATGTGGAGGAGTTAATTGTAGATTACGTCCCTTATAATGCGTATGATGAGGAGAATGCGTACAAATTGCCCAAATTCCTTTACAATAATGCTTTTTTGGTTAAATTAGAGTTAACCAATTGTTATTTTAATCGTAAGTGGAGGGTAAATTGGCCATCTCTCAAGCAATTGAAGTTGAAATCTTTTGTTTTGCCGTTTGCGGCAATTCAGAAAGCAATCTCCGGCAGTCCCGCCCTCGAATCTTTGGAATTAATCAATTTTAATGCGGTCAAGGGAGATGCTATTGTTTCCaaatctttgaaaagattgaGTTTTGTAGATGTTAACTGTGACGATGACACTGATCATATTGAAATTTTATGTCCAAATCTTGAAGAATTCTCTGTGAAGGCATTGTTTTTTGTCAATACTAATTTGACTCGTCAAACAATGGAAAATGTTTTATTCGGCTGTCCGTTACTTCGTTCGTTGGAGTTAAGTGGATTTGAATATGATGATGAGTTTGTTATTGCTTCAAATTCGTTGAAGAAATTAGTTATAGGAGAAAATGATAGTACTGGTGTGATTGAAATTTTATGTCCAAATCTTGAGGAATTGAAGTACTATGCTACGGATTTTGTATATCTTAAAGTGGTGAATCTGCCGTCTTCTGTTTTCGCAACTCTCGATTTTACTTCTTGTTGTTTTGAAAGTGTGACCAGACAAATCCTTGAACAGTTTCAACATGTCAAGAAGCTCAaagttgaagaagatgaagatgagttCTGA